From the Brachybacterium sillae genome, the window CTCTCGAAAGTCATCGTATTCGGGAGGTATGACAGACCTGGAGGGAGCGCGCCGACACGGTGGCGGGCCGGCCACCCATCTCTCCCACTTCGTCGTCATCACGGACCTTCGATGAACCGACCGAAGGAACGACCCGGCTGCGTCTGACGGACCTCCGCCTTGGATGGCTTCTGCAGTTCCCTACGCGCCGAGTACTGCTCGCGGCAGACCTGCACCGACAGCGTGCCTTCCGCCGACCGCCCCGGACGTAGCCACCGCCGCCCAAGACCGGCCAGTTCACGACCTCGAGTGTGACGACGAAGCGGATAGCGGAGCCCCCGAGGAAGAAGAGCGTCAACCGGAGGACCAAAGACCATGACCCCTGCCCAAAAATCCCCGGGAAGGGGTCATTGTCGTTCTTGCGGGTGACCTGTGGGCCGAGCCCGGGGTTGCAGGTGGCACCCAGCGCTCGAACCGGAGCCTGACATTTCGTCAAACCGCGTCAACGGGGTCAACCGGCCCCTGACCAGGGCATTTCCTGGAGAAGATGGTGTCATCGACTGAGCCACGTGTGGTGGAGCCTACGGGACTCGAACCCGTAACCCCCTGCTTGCAAAGCAGGTGCGCTACCAATTGCGCCAAGGCCCCTGGGTGCGCCGCTCGGCGGCACGGGGGAGGATCCCGAGGGGGTCGGGATCCGGAGTGGTCAGGAGGTGGGGGTCCGCTCGGTGCTGGCGGTGAGAGTGCGCTCGGCGGCGGTGGCGTCGGCCCGTTCGGCCTCGGCCCACAGATCGTTCTCCAGCCGGGACTTCTCCACGGTGCGCCACACGGCGAGTCCACCGAGCGTCGAACCGGCAACCACCAGGGCGATCCTCAGGAGCTTCATCAGATCCTCCGATCCACGGGGTGGGCCTAACTGGACTTGAACCAGTGACCTCTGTCTTATCAGGACAGCGCTCTAACCGACTGAGCTATAGGCCCGAGGGCGGTGCATCCACGACCAGTTCGGTGCCCCAGGGGGTCCTCCGAAACACTGTGGCGTCGTACTACCGACCGACGACTCTACCGTCCCGCCTGGTCGGACGTCCAACCCGGGCGGGGCAGTGTTCGCGAGGTCACAGGACCGGGAGGTGGCGGCCCGGTCCTCGGCCCTCACTCGGCCCAGGCCCCGCCCGTCACTCGTCCGTGAAGGTGAGCTTCAGGCCGCCCAGCAGGGACGCCACGATGTTGTACAGGAACGCGAGCAGGGTGCCGAGCGCGGTGAGCAGCACGATGTTCGCGACCGCCACCACGGTGCCGTAGCTGAGGAACTTCGAGAAGGAGAAGTACTCCATGAACGGCAGCGGCCGGCCGCCGTTGAGGTCGCGGCCCAGCTGGTCCATCTGATCCCACAGACCGATCGCGTCGACGATGTTCCACAGCAGTGCCACCGCCACCACGGTCGCCAGACCGATGCCGATCGCGATGAGGAAGCTCAGCTTCATCACCGAGAACGGATCGAGCCGAGCCAGGGTGAGGCGCACGCGCCGCGGCCCGCGGGACGCGGTTCCGGCGGTGCTCGATGCCGCAGCCCCGGCGGTGCTCGATGCCGTAGCCCCGGCCGAGGTCCCGGCGACCCGCACCGGGGCGCGCTCCGCCCCGGGATCGGCCGGCAGGGCCTCCGTGCGGGGCTCACCGGCGGCGGTGTTCCCGGTGCCGTCAGGGCCGGGACCCACGGTGCCGTTCACGCTGGGGGCCACGGGTCACTCCTCGCTCGGCGCGCCGTCCTCCGGCGCGTCGCTGCTCTCGTCGATCGTCAGGTCATCCTCGTCGGACGAGCCTAGGGCATCGTCCTCAGCGTCTGCCGACGACCCGGCCGACACCTGCCCGACGGCCTCATCGGTGGCGTCGGTGTCGTCCTCCTCGGCCTGCTCCTCGACGTCCTCCTCGCTCTCGGCGGAGGCCGTCACCAGCACGATCCGGTCGCCCTTGTCGGGCTTGGCGAACACCACGCCCATGGTGGTGCGGCCCTTCGCGGGCACCTCCGCCACCCTGGAGCGCACGACCTTGCCCCGCTCCATCACGACCAGCAGCTCGGCGCTCTCCTCGACCACGGCGGCACCCACCAGGTGGCCGCGGTCGTCGGGCAGCTTCGCCACCCGGATGCCGAGGCCGCCACGGCCCTGCACCCGGTACTCGTCGATCGGCGAGCGCTTGGCGAACCCGCCGTCGGTCACCGTCACCACGTAGGTGTCGGGCCGCACCACGTCCATTGCCAGCAGCTGATCATCGCCGCGGAACTTCATGCCGGTCACGCCGCTGGTGGCGCGGCCCATGGGGCGCAGCACGTCATCGGCGGCGGGGAACCTCACCGACTGCCCGTTGCGGGAGACCAGCAGCAGGTGGTCGTCGGAGTTCACGATCCGCGCGGCCACCAGCTCGTCGGTGACCACACCGTTCTCGTCGCCGTCGATCTCGCGCAGGTTCACGGCGATGATGCCGCCGGCGCGGTTGGAGTCGAAGGCGCTCAGCGCCGTCTTCTTCACCAGGCCGCTCTTGGTGGCGAGCACCAGGTACTCGGCGTCGTCGTAGCTGCTGATGGCGAGCACCGAGGCGATCCGCTCCTCGGGCTGGAACGCCAGCATGTTCGCCACGTGCTGGCCCTTCGCGTCGCGCGGTGCCTCCGGCAGCTCGTAGGCCTTCGCCCGGTACACGCGACCCAGGTTGGTGAAGAACAGCAGCCACTGGTGGGTGGTGGTGGTGAAGAAGTGCTCCACCACGTCGTCGGTGCGCAGGCTCGCCCCGCGCACACCCTTCCCGCCGCGCTTCTGCGCCCGGTACTGGTCGGTGCGGGTGCGCTTGGCGTACCCGCCGCGGGTGATGGTGACGACCACATCCTCCTCGGGGATGAGGTCCTCCATCGACATGTCGCCGTCGTGCGGCAGGATCCGGGTGCGGCGCTCGTCGCCGTACTTCTCGACGATCTCCGCGAGCTCCTCGGAGACGATCTCCCGCTGCCGCTGCTCGGAGGCCAGGATCGCCTGGTACTCCTCGATCAGGGCCGCGAGGCGATCGTGCTCCTCGATGATCTTCTGCCGTTCCAGGGCCGCCAGGCGGCGCAGCTGCATCGCGAGGATCGCATTGGCCTGCACCTCGTCGATGTCCAGCAGCTGCATCAGGCCGTCGCGGGCCTGGTCGGCGTCCGGGGAGCGGCGGATCAGTGCGATGACCTCATCCAGCGCGTCGAGCGCCTTGAGGTAGCCGCGGTAGACGTGGATCTGCTCCTCGGCCTTGCGCAGGCGGAAGCGGGTGCGACGCACGATCACGTCGATCTGGTGCTTCGTCCACTCCCGCACGAACACGTCGATCGAGAGGGTGCGCGGCACCCCACCGACCAGCGCGAGCATGTTGGCGGAGAAGTTCTCCTGCAGCTGGGTGTGCTTGTACAGGTTGTTCAGCACGACCTTCGCAACGGCGTCGCGCTTGAGCACCAGCACCAGGCGCTGGCCGGTCCGCCCGGAGGTCTCATCACGGATGTCGGCGATGCCCTGCAGCTTCCCGAGCGTCACCTGCTCGGCGATCTTCCGGGCCAGCGAATCGGGGTTCACCTGGTACGGCAGCTCGGTGACGACCAGGCACATGCGGCCGTCGATCTCCTCGGTGGAGACCACCGCCCGCTGGGTGATGGATCCGCGGCCGGTGCGGTAGGCGTCCTCGATGCCCTTGGTGCCGAGGATCGTCGCGCCGGTCGGGAAGTCGGGGCCCTTGATGCGCGCCAGGCACGCCTCCAGCAGCTCCTCCTTGGTGGCCTCCGGGTTCGTCAGCAGCCACTGCACGGCATCGGCCACCTCCCGCAGGTTGTGCGGGGGGATGTTCGTGGCCATACCGACGGCGATCCCGGCGGAGCCGTTGACCAGCAGGTTCGGGAAACGCGACGGCAGGATCTCGGGCTCCTGCAGGGTGCCGTCGTAGTTGTCGCGCATGTCGACGGTGTCCTGGTCGATGTCGCGCACCAGCTCCATCGCCAGCGGCGCCATCTTGCACTCGGTGTATCGGGGGGCGGCGGCGCCGTCATCTCCGGCGGACCCGAAGTTCCCCTGACCCAGGATCAGCGGATAGCGCATCGACCACGGCTGAACCAGACGCACCATGGCGTCGTAGATCGCGGAGTCGCCGTGCGGGTGGTACCCACCCATCACATCGCCGACGACCTTGGCGCACTTGGAGAAGGAGCGGTCGGGCCGATAGCCGCCGTCGTACATCACGTAGACGATGCGGCGGTGCACGGGCTTGAGTCCGTCGCGAACATCGGGCAGGGCGCGGTCCACGATCACGCTCATGGCGTAGTCGAGGAACGACTTCTGCATCTCCTGGTTGAGATCCACCGGCAGCACGTGGTCGCCCTCGTCGACGGCATCGACCAGGGTCACCAGCGGGTCGTGGCCGTCGGCCGTGGGGTGGTGGCCCTCGGTGAAGGGGTCGGCGTGGTCAGGGGTGCCGGTGGGGTCGACGCTCTCGTCGCCGGAGCCGGGGGTCTCGCTCATGTGGATGCCTCTTTCGCGAGCAGGTCAGGTCGGTGGGTCGTCGGCGGCGCGGTGCTCCGCGCCCGCGGTCGGCGCGCCCATGCGGGGCGGTGCCGACCGGCAGCGGTCAGATGTCGAGGAAGCGCACGTCCTTGGCGTTCTCCTGGATGAAGCGGCGGCGGGATTCGACGTCATCACCCATGAGCACGGAGAAGATGGCGTCGGCGTCGGCGGCCTCATCCACCGTCACCTGCTTCAGGGTGCGCACCGCGCGGTCCATGGTGGTGGACTGCAGTTCCCGCCAGTCCATCTCGCCCAGACCCTTGTAGCGCTGGATGCCGTTGTCCTTGGGGATGCGCTTGCCGGCCGCGCGACCCTCCGCCAGGTGCTGGTCGCGCTCCTCGTCGCTGAACACGTACTCATGCGGAGCGTTCGACCACTTCAGCCGGTACAGCGGCGGCATGGCGATGAACACGTGGCCCAGTTCGATCAGCGGCCGCATGTAGCGGAACAGCAGCGTCAACAGCAGGGTGCAGATGTGCTGGCCGTCGACGTCGGCGTCGGCCATGAGGATGATCTTGTGATAGCGCAGCTTCTGCGCGTCGAAGTCCTCCCCGATGCCGGTGCCGAAGGCGGTGATCAGCGAGCGGACCTCGGCGTTGTCCAAGGCCCGATCCAGCCGCGCCTTCTCCACGTTCAGGATCTTGCCGCGGATCGGGAGGATCGCCTGGGTCTTCGGGTCGCGGCCCTGCACCGCGGAGCCACCGGCGGAGTCACCCTCCACGATGAAGATCTCCGACTCAGCGGGGTTGCGGGACTGGCAGTCCTTCAACTTGCCGGGCATCCCGCCGGTCTCCAGCGGGGACTTGCGGCGGGTGGCGTCGCGGGCCTTGCGGGCAGCCTCCCGGGCCGCCGCCGCGCTCTGCGACTTCTTCACGATGTCGCGGGCCTCGGAGGGGTGCGCGTCGAACCAGTCGGCGAGCTTCTCCGTCATCACCTTCGAGACGAAGGTGCGGGCGATGGTGTTGCCGAGCTTCGTCTTGGTCTGGCCCTCGAACTGCGGCTCACCGAGCTTCACCGACACCACCGCGGTGAGGCCCTCGCGGATGTCCTCACCGGTGAGATTCGCGTCCTTGTCCTTCATCAGGCCCTGGGCGCGCCCGTACCGGTTCACCACCCCGGTGAGGGCACTGCGGAAGCCCTCCTCGTGGGTGCCGCCCTCATGGGTGTTGATGGTGTTGGCGTAGGTGTGGACCGACTCGGAGTACGAGGTGGTCCACTGCATCGCGATCTCGACGCTGATCAGGGGGTCCTGGTTCTCCGCCTCGATGCCGATGATCTCCGGGTGGATCACCTCGGCCCGCTTGGTGCCGTTGAGGTACTCGACGTAGTCCTGCAGGCCCCGCTTGTACAGGTAGGTGACAGTGCGGGGCTTCCGGGGCGAGGCCTCGACCTCACCCTCCGCCTCACTCCCGTCGGTGGCGGGGGCGGCGACATCGTCAAGGGGTTCGTCCTCGTGATGCTCGACCCGCTCGTCGGTGAGCGTGATCTGCAGGCCCTTGTTGAGGAAGGCCATCTGCTGGAAGCGCTTGCGGAGGGTCTCGAAGTCGTAGACCGTCGTCTCGAAGATCTCCGGATCCGCCCAGAAGGTGACGGTGGTGCCGGTCTCCGAGGTCTCCTCGCCCTTCTCCAGCGGCGCCTCCGGCACCCCGCGGCGGTAGGCCTGCCGCCACACGTGGCCGTCGCGGCGCACCTCCACCTCGAGCCGCGTCGACAGGGCGTTCACCACCGAGGAGCCCACGCCGTGCAGACCACCGGAGACGGCGTACCCGCCACCGCCGAACTTGCCGCCGGCGTGCAGCACGGTGAGCACCAGCTCCACGGCCGGCTTCTTCTCGGTGGGGTGCATCTCCACGGGGATGCCGCGGGCGTGGTCCACCACGCGGATGCCGTTGTCCTCGAGGATCGTCACCTCGATGGAGTCGCCGTGACCGGCCAGAGCCTCATCCACGGAGTTGTCGACGATCTCGTACACCAGGTGGTGCAGACCGCGTTCCCCGGTGGAGCCGATGTACATGCCGGGTCGCTTGCGCACCGCCTCCAGACCCTCCAGGACGGTGATGTCGGAGGCGTCGTAGTGCTTGGCCAGCAGGTTCTCGTCGTGATCCTCGGCGACGGCGTTGTTCGGGACGTCGCTGGGGAGGTCGGGGGCCGTGCCCTCGGCGGGGGTGGGGGTGTCTGCCGGCTCCGGGCTCTGCGCGCTGTCGCTCACGAAGGAATCCGCTCCTCAGGTGCTGCGGGCCTCGGCGGCGGGATCCGGCCGAGGTGGCCCCGGGAGCGGCGCGCGCGCTGCAGGCCACGGGAGGGCAGGTGGATCACGGCCGTTTCGGCTGGTCACAGCGCTCGAGTGGCGCTCCGCCCCATGCTGGCTCGACAGCTGCGGCGCACCGCGGCCGAGACCTCTAGATTCTACCGGAGGCGGGCGGTGTTTTCATGTTCAGCGCCGATACGACCAGGGACAAACCACGCCGAGATGCCCCTGTGCGCTCCGTGAAGGGTGTCGGGGCGCGTCAGAGGGGTGGGCGACGAGGGCCGGTACGGGTCACGGGCCGCCGACGCGCCTGCGGGGCGCGCAGGCGCCTGGGAGAGACGGGGCGATCCGCACGAGGTGCGGCCGGCATCGGGCCGGCGCCACCCCACGTGCTCACCGGCTCTCCGTGCCCCGCGGGCCCTCACCCGTAGGTATCGCGAACACCGCGCCAGTGCACGGTGCGCCTGCCGCGGGTCCAGGAACGCTGCGCGGCCGCGGGTCCCGTCACCTTCACCTCGCTGACGACGCTCGCGCCGATGTGCTCGTGGATGCGGGTGACCAGCTGCGGAGCGATCATCCGCACCTGGGTGGCCCAGGCGGAGCTCGTGGCCGACAGCACCAACACCCCCTCCTCGAAGCTCACCGGGGTGCAGTGCGCCGCGAGCTGATCGCCGACGATCTCGTCCCATTCCTCCAGCACGCGGCCGGCGCTCACCCCACTGGTCCAGCCGAGATTGCCGAGCACCTGCGCGAGCACCACGTCGATGCCCTGGGGGTCGCGGGGATCGGGGCGGGCTCCGGAGAAGCCGGGGGCGTCACGGGAACGGTCGCGGGCCTCACGCATCTGAGTGGTGCGGGAGATGGGGAACATGCCGCGGTCCCGGGCGGAGGCGCGCGACTGGTTCACCACCCGGCGCGCCAGCTCGAAGCGGTCCCGATGGGGATCGCGGGGGAGCTCCGGCGGGTCGTAGACGACCTCCTCCTCGGCGGGGTCGGGCGCGCGAGGGAGATCCCCCGCTTCCTCCGCGCGATCGGGATCCCCCACGAGATCGGGACCCCCCACCGGATCGGCATGGTGCGCGGGATCGGGGTGGTGCCCGGGAGCTGCCCCCCGCCCCGGGAGTCGGTCCGATCCCGGTCCCCGGCCCCCGGCGTCAGGACGCAGAGACGTTTCCGCGGTAACGCCGTCCTCCGAGACCCCGGACGCCCGGCGGGTGATGGGTTCGGCTGCGGCGCCGGCACTCGCATCGGCGCCGCGCCAGGTTCCCAGGTCGTATGGGTTCGGGACCCGTCGGGATCCGGGTCCGGTCACCAGCCGCCTCCGAGCTCCTCGCCGCGGGCGCCGCCGCCGCGCTGCACGGTGCCCTCCCGCGGCACGGCCGAGCCGAGGGTCACATCGACCACGTGGATCTCGCCCTCGAGCGACTCGGGGATGTCGGAGTCGTTCGCCGTGGTGATGAGCACCTGGTGGGCACCGGTGACGATCCGGCCGAGCCGCTCCCGGCGGTGCACATCGAGCTCGCTGAAGACGTCATCCAGCAGCAGGATCGGCTCCCCATCCCCGAGGTCGCCCTCCTCCAGCCGCAGCAGGTCATACGAGCCGAGCCGCAGGGCCAGGGCCAGCGACCACGACTCGCCGTGGCTCGCGTACCCCTTGGCGGGGAAGTCGTGCAGGCGGATCTCCAGGTCATCCCGGTGGGGGCCGACGAGGGTGACGCCGCGCTCGATCTCCTCCTCACGCCGCGCCGCGTACTGCGCCAGCAGGGTCTCGACCAGCTGCGCGGTCGTCGGCAGGTCCCCGTCGGCGGTGCCGAGCTCGTCCAGCACCGTGGAGCGGTACCCGATGCCGGCCGGGGAGTCGACGGACCCGCGTTCGTGCGGTGGCAGGGCAAGGGCGGCATCCGACCCGGCATCCGTGGCGACCTGCAAATACGCGTACCCGACGTGGGGGCGGAGGCGGTTGACCAGATGGAGGCGGCCGCGCAGCAGCTCGGCCCCCAGCCGGGCGATCTGCTGGTCCCACACCGCGAGCGTGGAGTCGGCCGCCTCGGCCGGGTCGAGCCCGCCCACGGACCGGCCCGTACCGCCGCGGTGCATCGACCGCATCTGTTTGAGCAGGTGGGAGCGCTGTTTCAGCACCCGGTCGTAGTCGGCCTTGATGCCGGCGAAGCGAGGGGCGATGAGCACCAGGATCTCATCGAGGAAACGGCGCCGACCCTCCGGGTCGCCCTTGACCAGGGCGAGGTCCTCGGGCGCGAACAGCACGCAGCGCACCTCGCCGAGCAGGTCCCGCAGGCGGGAGAGGTTCTGGCCCTGCACCCGGGCGCGGTTCGACTTGCCCGGGGTGATCTCCAGGTCCACCTGCAGGGGCCGCCCCGCGCGGCGGAACCCCGCGCGGATGATCGCGGTAGAGGAGCCGCGGTGCACGAGGGCGGCGTCGTGGGCGACGCGGTGGCTGGAGAGGGTCGCCAGGTACCAGAGGGATTCGACGATGTTCGTCTTGCCCTGCCCGTTGGGGCCGACGAAGACGGTGATCCCCGGGTGGAGCGGCAGCTCCAGCCGCGGGTAGGAGCGGAAGTCGGTGAGCTCGAGGGTGGTCAGCTCCACGCTGCCCCCTCGGCTCAGATCCGCATCGGCATCAGGAGGTACCGGTACGAGGAGTCGGCCGAGCCCTCGAGGCAGTCCTGTCCGGTGAGCACCGACGGCTTGACGGAGTCGGTGAAGGCGAGCTTCACGAAGTCGGTGCCGACGGCGCCGAGGCCGTCGAGCAGGAAGCCGGAGTTGTAGCCGACGACGATCTCGTCACCCTCGAGCTGCGCCTCGAGCACCTCGCTGGCCTGGGCGTCGTCCCCGGCGCCGGCCTCGAGGGCGACCTGGCCCTCGCTGAAGCTGAGCCGCACGGGGGTGTTGCGCTCGGCCACCAGGGACACACGCTTGACGGCCTCGATCAGCGGCTGGGTCGCGACGACGGCGGTGACGGGCACCGAGTCGGGGAACAGGCGCCGCACCGGCGGGTAGTCGCCGTCGACCAGGGTGGAAGTGGTGCGGCGGCCGCCGGATTCGAAGCCGATCAGCTGGTGGGAGCTGCCCTCCTCCAGCGCGATCTCGACGCTGCCGCCGCCGGTGAGGGACCGGGCGACCTCCGAGAGCGTGCGGCTGCGAACCAGGGCGCTGGTGGACACCGACGGGTTCGCGGGGTTCCAGGTCAGCTCGCGCATACCGAGCCGGTACCGGTCGGTGGCCATGAGGGTCATCTTCTCGCCCTCGATCTCCATCCGGACGCCGGTCAGCAGCGGCAGGGTGTCGTCCTTGGAGGCCGCGACGGTGACCTGCGCGATGGCGGAGGCGAAGACGTCGGCCGCGACGGAGCCGAGCACCGGCGGCATCGCGGGCAGCTGCGGGTACTCCTCGACCGGCAGCGTCGCCAGCTGGAAGCGGGAGTTGCCGCACGTCACACGCAGTTTCGTGCCCTCGAGGGCGACGGACACATCGCGGTTGGGCAGAGCGCGGACGATCTCGGAGAGCATGCGGCCCTGGACCAGCACGTCACCGGGGGTGTCGACCTCCGCGGCGGTGGTGATCTGGGCGCTGACCTCGTAGTCGAAGGTCGACAGCTGCAGCTCGCCGCTGGCGTCGGCGATGATCCGCACACCCTGCAGGATCGGCATGGCGGGGCGCACGGGGAGCGTGCGGGTGGCCCAGGAGACGGCGTCCACGAGAACGCCCTTGTCGAGGTGGAACTTCACCGGAGCCACTCCTTACGCACGCAGTCGATCGTCGGGCTCGGCTCTCCCGGCCCGCTCCGCGGACACTCACCCTAGCCGCAACCCCCCACATGGTGCGACACGCGGGCGGCGGTCATTGACTTCCCGGCTCCGATCCGCGCCCGCCGCGACACGACCCCGCAGCCCGCGGTTCTCCACATCCCCCGTGAGCTCTTCTAGAGAAACCTCTTCTTCACAGCTGTCGATACTGTGGACAACGCCCATCGTCGCAGGTCAGTGCCGTCAAGCCCCAGGTGTACGGAACGTGAACGACCCCCCGTGCCCCTGTGGTCGCGCTG encodes:
- the recF gene encoding DNA replication/repair protein RecF (All proteins in this family for which functions are known are DNA-binding proteins that assist the filamentation of RecA onto DNA for the initiation of recombination or recombinational repair.), whose protein sequence is MELTTLELTDFRSYPRLELPLHPGITVFVGPNGQGKTNIVESLWYLATLSSHRVAHDAALVHRGSSTAIIRAGFRRAGRPLQVDLEITPGKSNRARVQGQNLSRLRDLLGEVRCVLFAPEDLALVKGDPEGRRRFLDEILVLIAPRFAGIKADYDRVLKQRSHLLKQMRSMHRGGTGRSVGGLDPAEAADSTLAVWDQQIARLGAELLRGRLHLVNRLRPHVGYAYLQVATDAGSDAALALPPHERGSVDSPAGIGYRSTVLDELGTADGDLPTTAQLVETLLAQYAARREEEIERGVTLVGPHRDDLEIRLHDFPAKGYASHGESWSLALALRLGSYDLLRLEEGDLGDGEPILLLDDVFSELDVHRRERLGRIVTGAHQVLITTANDSDIPESLEGEIHVVDVTLGSAVPREGTVQRGGGARGEELGGGW
- the gyrA gene encoding DNA gyrase subunit A; protein product: MSETPGSGDESVDPTGTPDHADPFTEGHHPTADGHDPLVTLVDAVDEGDHVLPVDLNQEMQKSFLDYAMSVIVDRALPDVRDGLKPVHRRIVYVMYDGGYRPDRSFSKCAKVVGDVMGGYHPHGDSAIYDAMVRLVQPWSMRYPLILGQGNFGSAGDDGAAAPRYTECKMAPLAMELVRDIDQDTVDMRDNYDGTLQEPEILPSRFPNLLVNGSAGIAVGMATNIPPHNLREVADAVQWLLTNPEATKEELLEACLARIKGPDFPTGATILGTKGIEDAYRTGRGSITQRAVVSTEEIDGRMCLVVTELPYQVNPDSLARKIAEQVTLGKLQGIADIRDETSGRTGQRLVLVLKRDAVAKVVLNNLYKHTQLQENFSANMLALVGGVPRTLSIDVFVREWTKHQIDVIVRRTRFRLRKAEEQIHVYRGYLKALDALDEVIALIRRSPDADQARDGLMQLLDIDEVQANAILAMQLRRLAALERQKIIEEHDRLAALIEEYQAILASEQRQREIVSEELAEIVEKYGDERRTRILPHDGDMSMEDLIPEEDVVVTITRGGYAKRTRTDQYRAQKRGGKGVRGASLRTDDVVEHFFTTTTHQWLLFFTNLGRVYRAKAYELPEAPRDAKGQHVANMLAFQPEERIASVLAISSYDDAEYLVLATKSGLVKKTALSAFDSNRAGGIIAVNLREIDGDENGVVTDELVAARIVNSDDHLLLVSRNGQSVRFPAADDVLRPMGRATSGVTGMKFRGDDQLLAMDVVRPDTYVVTVTDGGFAKRSPIDEYRVQGRGGLGIRVAKLPDDRGHLVGAAVVEESAELLVVMERGKVVRSRVAEVPAKGRTTMGVVFAKPDKGDRIVLVTASAESEEDVEEQAEEDDTDATDEAVGQVSAGSSADAEDDALGSSDEDDLTIDESSDAPEDGAPSEE
- a CDS encoding DLW-39 family protein, with the protein product MKLLRIALVVAGSTLGGLAVWRTVEKSRLENDLWAEAERADATAAERTLTASTERTPTS
- a CDS encoding DUF721 domain-containing protein, whose protein sequence is MGGPDLVGDPDRAEEAGDLPRAPDPAEEEVVYDPPELPRDPHRDRFELARRVVNQSRASARDRGMFPISRTTQMREARDRSRDAPGFSGARPDPRDPQGIDVVLAQVLGNLGWTSGVSAGRVLEEWDEIVGDQLAAHCTPVSFEEGVLVLSATSSAWATQVRMIAPQLVTRIHEHIGASVVSEVKVTGPAAAQRSWTRGRRTVHWRGVRDTYG
- the dnaN gene encoding DNA polymerase III subunit beta, with the translated sequence MKFHLDKGVLVDAVSWATRTLPVRPAMPILQGVRIIADASGELQLSTFDYEVSAQITTAAEVDTPGDVLVQGRMLSEIVRALPNRDVSVALEGTKLRVTCGNSRFQLATLPVEEYPQLPAMPPVLGSVAADVFASAIAQVTVAASKDDTLPLLTGVRMEIEGEKMTLMATDRYRLGMRELTWNPANPSVSTSALVRSRTLSEVARSLTGGGSVEIALEEGSSHQLIGFESGGRRTTSTLVDGDYPPVRRLFPDSVPVTAVVATQPLIEAVKRVSLVAERNTPVRLSFSEGQVALEAGAGDDAQASEVLEAQLEGDEIVVGYNSGFLLDGLGAVGTDFVKLAFTDSVKPSVLTGQDCLEGSADSSYRYLLMPMRI
- the gyrB gene encoding DNA topoisomerase (ATP-hydrolyzing) subunit B produces the protein MSDSAQSPEPADTPTPAEGTAPDLPSDVPNNAVAEDHDENLLAKHYDASDITVLEGLEAVRKRPGMYIGSTGERGLHHLVYEIVDNSVDEALAGHGDSIEVTILEDNGIRVVDHARGIPVEMHPTEKKPAVELVLTVLHAGGKFGGGGYAVSGGLHGVGSSVVNALSTRLEVEVRRDGHVWRQAYRRGVPEAPLEKGEETSETGTTVTFWADPEIFETTVYDFETLRKRFQQMAFLNKGLQITLTDERVEHHEDEPLDDVAAPATDGSEAEGEVEASPRKPRTVTYLYKRGLQDYVEYLNGTKRAEVIHPEIIGIEAENQDPLISVEIAMQWTTSYSESVHTYANTINTHEGGTHEEGFRSALTGVVNRYGRAQGLMKDKDANLTGEDIREGLTAVVSVKLGEPQFEGQTKTKLGNTIARTFVSKVMTEKLADWFDAHPSEARDIVKKSQSAAAAREAARKARDATRRKSPLETGGMPGKLKDCQSRNPAESEIFIVEGDSAGGSAVQGRDPKTQAILPIRGKILNVEKARLDRALDNAEVRSLITAFGTGIGEDFDAQKLRYHKIILMADADVDGQHICTLLLTLLFRYMRPLIELGHVFIAMPPLYRLKWSNAPHEYVFSDEERDQHLAEGRAAGKRIPKDNGIQRYKGLGEMDWRELQSTTMDRAVRTLKQVTVDEAADADAIFSVLMGDDVESRRRFIQENAKDVRFLDI
- a CDS encoding DUF3566 domain-containing protein — protein: MAPSVNGTVGPGPDGTGNTAAGEPRTEALPADPGAERAPVRVAGTSAGATASSTAGAAASSTAGTASRGPRRVRLTLARLDPFSVMKLSFLIAIGIGLATVVAVALLWNIVDAIGLWDQMDQLGRDLNGGRPLPFMEYFSFSKFLSYGTVVAVANIVLLTALGTLLAFLYNIVASLLGGLKLTFTDE